A segment of the Corylus avellana chromosome ca2, CavTom2PMs-1.0 genome:
cgtgagctcggctcgtagaaggctcgcctcgcttattaggctcggctcgtatattttttatcaagtaacaaataacaatatataatcaacattactcatttactcaataataacaaatatattatatacctttgtttttttttttttgttatttatgtatatgtgtgtatatatattatatatataatatatgtatatattaatataaaaacatataagaaatatatatatatatatatatatatttcttatatgtttatatattatcattaataactattttttaaaattttaattgattatgttagttgattattgtaatgttgggattaatttgttatgtttgtttaatgttctttagcattttagttgattttgttagttttaattgtaaggttgacattaatttgttatgtttgttaatgttctttagtattttaaggtgcaaaatattctgtatggatgatttttgtaatctaatacacttaaattaccaaaaaaaaaaaaaaaacagcgaTTCGAGCTTTCGGGCACCatttaaacataaaattgaCGAGTTCGAGCTCGAACAGGATTCCAACCCTATCGAGCAGAGCTCGAGCAGCAAAGTCGGGCTCGAGCctggcccaaaaataaatgagccgagcctggacagctcaagctcgcccaagctctgCTCGTTTACACCCTTACCCACAATCCTAAGGAATTAGTTGGGTAATTCCCGTAAGATGGCCCATGTAATGCCAGCCCACACTGGGCCTTGGTCCAGTTGACCCAAAATCCAATACAATttcatatataacaaaaaaaaaaaaaaaaaaaagtaatcaagGATCCAAAAGCAACCAAAAAAGGATACGAAAGCTCTCCGTGACGTGTCAGTTTCCTATTAGCCTGATTCTTGACAGGTGGCCAAAGAATGGTGCTAAATCCACGTGTATCACAGGGATTGGTAGGAGCAACGTGGAAGAACATGCAGACCCTCGCCTCGGTTCTCTAATATTAAATCCAATAAACACCAAATATTGGAAGGAAATATAATGTAATCTGAATTCTTGGACCCTCTCTGTTATCTCTGTGCTTATACGAGTGAAGCTTATATTTATCTGTACAACACAAAAAGTGTTTGCGNNNNNNNNNNNNNNNNNNNNNNNNNNNNNNNNNNNNNNNNNNNNNNNNNNNNNNNNNNNNNNNNNNNNNNNNNNNNNNNNNNNNNNNNNNNNNNNNNNNNAAAAGAATAAATGATATATGAAAGTGTTAACAGCCAATAATTGTTCGTAAATGTTTGCTTAGGTTGCTAAGTGAAGTGTGTTAAATTCTTGAAGCTAAGGAAAGAGGTAATTAGATATGATCGTACCTTtgctttttttcaaattgtcaaTGCAGTGTTTTTCTTAAAACTGTTTTTAAGGTATATGATATAATGTTAGCCTTTATTTGGTAGTCCTTTTATGCATCCAAAATTATGTGTTTGAAAACAGGTTAAATGAACATGATTTTATGTGCATGCTTCCGCAATGTAATGAATATGTCATAAATACGTTACGATGTTTGATGAAAAgtgaatgaaaagaaagaaaggaaagaaaaaggaagtgattgaatgaatgcatgaaaaggtttctaattgtttttcttgGCTGATGTGCGACAGTACGGAACTAATGGACAGGGGCAGCCATCTTGTATGGTCCACCAGTAATGGCTCACTCGAGTGCACCATAGCCTATCAAGTGATGTCCATATCCTAGACACGGCTCCAATTGTAGCCATGACAGCAGAGTCGAGATCCTTGTGATCGTCAACCCTTGCACACAAAGTGTAATTGAGTGTCGGCCACTCAAGAGATTAAGGGAAAGGTTTATGATATGTGTGAATGTTGACTTGTACTTTTTCATGTTTTTGAAATGAAAGTTGTTTCCAATTTCATTTTACTGTATGTTTAATCTACTTACCAAGTATTCAACTCACCCTTTGTTTTTATGTATTACAACAACACAGATGATGTCATGGATGGTtcttagggctgttaagtgagcgaagcgtctcgcgagcaagctcgggctcggctcgcataagctcggctcgtgctcgactcgaatattaaatgaagcgcttcgtgaacacaaatcctggctcgaatattaaacgaagcaagctcggctcgactcggctaagctcgtgagctcggctcgtataaggctcgcctcgcttattaggctcggctcgtatattttttatcaagtaacaaataataatatataatcaacattactcatttactcaataataacaaatatattatatagctttgttttttttaaaaaaaaaaaaaaaattatttatgcatatgtgcgtatatatatatatatgtgtgtgttatCATTAATTTGATTATGTTAGTTCTTTATGTATGGAATTGTGAGGTGgagattaatatgttatatttgtttaatgttctttaacattttagttgattctgtatggatgattgtaatgttgggattaatttgttatgtttgtttaatgttctttagcattttagttgattttgttagttttagttgtaaggttgacattaatctgttatgtttgttaatgttctttagtattttaaggtgcaaaatattctatatggatgatttttgtaatctaatacacttaaattaccaaaaaaaaaaaacaaaNNNNNNNNNNNNNNNNNNNNATGGTTCTACAAGCTAAGGAAACTAGAGACATAAGCCTTCACCTAAAAGAGGATTGAATAAGTGAATAAAGCACATTAGTTGCTTTTGTTACAGCACGCTTTCTATCTTAAGACTAAGGGTTTAAAGGTTTAAGTTTTACTGGGGTGAGTTGCAATAACAGTAATACGATGGCTTTAAGTTTTAATTGTTACGAGACATTTgatttgctttgatttttcaGTTTATGGAATTCTTATATGCTTATGTTTCTTATTCGAGTGATGCAAAATATTGTCTTCCTACGGGAAGGGGTGTTGCAAGGGAGGTTGTGGGGTTGAAGAGCAGAAAAAGTACAGGAGCATACGGAGTATCTGTTTTGTCGCAATGAAACAACTCTATAACTTAGTCCAATGGAAAATTATTTCTAGGAATGGAATTTGAGTTTTAGTAGGCCATGTCATTGAAAAGTTGAGATGGAGCCCATCATCTTTGCAGCTTGTACCTTGATTTAGTAGTTTCTTCTGAAATACCTTGACTTTACAtttctactctaattttttttagaaaaatgtaaTCAGTTAGGCACAACACCTAAAATAAGCCACCGGCTAACATTTTTGTAtttatcaacaacaaaaaaaaaaaaaagtctggtTGTTCTGATTGTCAGTCAGGGCCAGCTTTAGAGACCGCCTCTACCATTTAGCGAACAAACCCAACCACATAGAAAAGTTCATATGGTAACCATATAAAGTTGGATAACACTAGCTTGCAATCATATAGAGTCACAAAGCTCCATTTGATGTGCCAGACAAGGCCTCTTTTGGTGTTCTTGGGGGGAACAACTTTAAATTGCTAAACTAGTGTCAAAGCATTCCACcaattattatttgaaaaaagtccTGTGAAACCCAACCAAGTGCAAGCTACATTTGAAACTAATGGTCTCATGACATACataaatagaaaaggaaaaagaaaaagaaacacacacacacgcaatAGAGTCCCTAGAGATGCAGAATCGTTACCTGAGGCCACCGCCCACCAGAATGAATGACAAGAGCTGCCTGAGGAAGTGCATCCGCTACACGGCGTCCCTCTTCACTCCATTCTTTGGACCAACCACCAGACCAGAGCACTTGCATTGGCGTATCTTTTAACCCATCCGAACCACCCCACTCAGCTATATCAAAGCTGTGATTCATCTTCCTTCCCATACCCACAACCGCTCTCCTGCCATCCCTCCCCCTCAAAAGCACCCTATGTGTCTCGGCATCCAAAACACCAATCCCCCTTGAACAACACAAGTTAATCAACCTTCTATACAAAAACGAAACCCCCAACACAACCTCACTAACCACCGGAATTTCCAAAACCCACAAAGGCAATGCCCCAAACCCTCTAGAATCAGTATCAATAAGCGTCACACTCCTCACTAGCCCCGGATTCTCCAAAATCCAATTCGCGCCGAACCCCAAACCCCAATCGTGCAACACCAAATGCACAGGAGCCAATCCCATTGTCTCCACCACTTGCCCCAACACCCTCCCAATCTCCTCAGGACCCAATTCAATTGGTCTAACAACCTTCCTCTTCGAAACCCGGTTCCCAATTTCCTCATAAGGAATCTGCCCGGTCTCAATCACCTTATCAAACGCCCAAAACAAAcccttttcttgaatttcatcaTACACATCCAAAAGCCCCCCTAACACCCCATTCCCTCCCTCAACGACCTGTTCCACCGACTTATCAGAAAACC
Coding sequences within it:
- the LOC132168933 gene encoding protein AUXIN RESPONSE 4, which produces MAIITEEEDQPQSPKQSHSKIRPPKADEPISQPTSKSPSPNPFTFWFYFTLLVALITFLYISVSYLAPHQDPKSWFLSLPNNLRQHYSKGRIVKVQTSPNQAPIEVFTIEHGPVVSENVVLVHGLGLSSYSFREVIRGLGSKGVHVVAIDLPGNGFSDKSVEQVVEGGNGVLGGLLDVYDEIQEKGLFWAFDKVIETGQIPYEEIGNRVSKRKVVRPIELGPEEIGRVLGQVVETMGLAPVHLVLHDWGLGFGANWILENPGLVRSVTLIDTDSRGFGALPLWVLEIPVVSEVVLGVSFLYRRLINLCCSRGIGVLDAETHRVLLRGRDGRRAVVGMGRKMNHSFDIAEWGGSDGLKDTPMQVLWSGGWSKEWSEEGRRVADALPQAALVIHSGGRWPQEDAADELAESIVQFVSSLPNSVRKVEEEVIPEHIQKMLDEAKSSDHQNHHHHGHDGHDHHHDSHAHAHGAGYMDAYGLGHAW